In Elaeis guineensis isolate ETL-2024a chromosome 1, EG11, whole genome shotgun sequence, a genomic segment contains:
- the CPRZ gene encoding oryzain alpha chain precursor (The RefSeq protein has 1 substitution compared to this genomic sequence), which translates to MGSKATTVALLLLCLAAAASAAPDMSIISYDEAHGVRGLERSEEEMRILYEGWLAKHGRAYNALGEKERRFEIFKDNVLFIDAHNAAADAGHRSFRLGLNRFADMTNEEYRAVYLGTRPAGHRRRARVGSDRYRYNAGEDLPESVDWRAKGAVAAVKDQGSCGSCWAFSTVAAVEGINKIVTGDLISLSEQELVDCDNGYNQGCNGGLMDYGFEFIINNGGIDTEEDYPYTARDGKCDQYRKNAKVVSIDGYEDVPVNDEKALQKAVANQPVSVAIEAGGREFQLYHSGIFTGRCGTDLDHGVVAVGYGTENGKDYWIVRNSWGGDWGESGYIRMERNVNTSTGKCGIAIEPSYPTKKGQNPPKPAPSPPSPVSPPTVCDNYYSCPSSTTCCCVYEYGRYCFAWGCCPLEGATCCEDHYSCCPHDYPVCNVKAGTCQLSKDNPLGVKALARTPAKPHWAFLGAGGKKINA; encoded by the exons atgggttCGAAGGCCACCACGGCGGCGCTCCTCCTCTTGTGCCTGGCCGCGGCCGCGTCCGCCGCGCCGGACATGTCGATCATCAGCTACGACGAGGCTCACGGCGTGCGGGGGCTGGAACGGAGCGAGGAGGAGATGCGGATCCTCTACGAGGGGTGGCTTGCGAAGCACGGTCGGGCGTACAACGCGCTCGGGGAGAAGGAGCGGAGGTTCGAGATCTTCAAGGACAACGTCCTCTTCATCGACGCCCACAACGCCGCCGCCGACGCCGGCCACCGCTCCTTCCGCCTCGGCCTCAACCGCTTCGCCGACATGACCAACGAGGAGTACCGCGCCGTCTACCTCGGCACCCGCCCCGCCGGCCACCGCCGGAGGGCCCGCGTTGGGAGCGACCGCTACCGTTACAACGCCGGCGAGGACCTGCCGGAGTCCGTCGATTGGAGGGCCAAAGGTGCCGTCGCCGCCGTCAAGGACCAGGGCAGCTGCG GGAGTTGCTGGGCGTTCTCGACCGTTGCTGCGGTGGAAGGGATCAACAAGATCGTGACAGGGGATCTGATATCCCTTTCTGAGCAGGAGCTGGTGGACTGCGACAACGGCTACAACCAGGGCTGCAATGGTGGCCTCATGGACTATGGCTTTGAGTTCATCATCAACAATGGTGGTATCGACACCGAGGAGGACTACCCCTACACGGCTCGTGATGGCAAGTGCGACCAGTACAGG AAGAACGCCAAGGTTGTCTCCATTGATGGGTACGAAGATGTTCCTGTGAATGATGAGAAGGCCCTGCAGAAGGCCGTCGCAAACCAGCCTGTTAGTGTAGCTATTGAAGCTGGCGGCCGGGAGTTCCAGCTATACCACTCG GGAATTTTCACCGGAAGATGTGGGACTGATCTTGACCATGGTGTTGTTGCCGTTGGCTATGGCACTGAGAATGGCAAGGACTACTGGATTGTGAGGAACTCATGGGGTGGTGACTGGGGAGAGTCTGGCTATATCAGAATGGAGCGCAATGTCAACACATCCACCGGCAAGTGCGGGATTGCCATCGAGCCATCTTACCCCACTAAGAAGGGCCAGAATCCTCCCAAGCCTGCTCCTTCCCCTCCTTCTCCTGTGAGTCCCCCAACAGTTTGTGACAATTACTACTCCTGCCCATCCAGCACCACCTGCTGCTGTGTCTATGAGTATGGACGCTACTGTTTTGCCTGGGGGTGCTGCCCTCTTGAGGGTGCCACCTGCTGTGAGGATCACTACAGCTGCTGCCCCCATGATTACCCAGTTTGCAATGTGAAGGCTGGAACTTGTCAACTG AGCAAGGACAATCCACTTGGAGTGAAGGCTCTGGCTCGCACCCCTGCTAAACCTCATTGGGCATTCTTGGGCGCCGGAGGCAAGAAGATTAATGCATGA